One segment of Eschrichtius robustus isolate mEscRob2 chromosome 3, mEscRob2.pri, whole genome shotgun sequence DNA contains the following:
- the LOC137760955 gene encoding small ribosomal subunit protein uS8-like, which translates to MVRMNVLADALKSINNAEKRGKRQVLIRPCSKVIVRFLTVMMKHGYIGEFEIIDDHRAGKIVVNLTGRLNKCGVISPRFDVQLKDLEKWQNNLLPSRQVGFIVLTTSAGIMDHEEARRKHTGGKILGFFF; encoded by the coding sequence ATGGTGCGCATGAATGTCCTGGCTGATGCTCTCAAGAGTATCAACAATGCCGAAAAGAGAGGCAAAcgccaggttcttattaggccgTGCTCCAAAGTCATCGTCAGGTTTCTCACTGTGATGATGAAGCATGGTTACATTGGCGAATTTGAAATCATCGATGATCACAGGGCTGGGAAAATTGTTGTGAACCTCACAGGCAGGCTAAATAAGTGTGGAGTGATCAGCCCCAGGTTTGATGTGCAACTCAaagatctagaaaaatggcagaaTAACCTGCTCCCGTCCCGTCAGGTTGGTTTCATTGTACTGACAACCTCAGCTGGCATCATGGACCATGAAGAAGCAAGACGAAAACACACAGGAGGGAAAATCCTTGGATTCTTTTTCTAG